In the Prosthecobacter dejongeii genome, one interval contains:
- a CDS encoding glycosyltransferase family 2 protein produces MPSSPAISVVVPLYNEEDNVVELQTQIASALAGMDYELVLVDDGSTDATVQRVHRNERVRLLEFAKNAGQSAAMHAGIHQSYGDVIVTLDGDLQNDPSDIPAMIAKLHTGFDLVCGYRAKRKDTPFKRLQSRIANGVRSRFIGDHVRDTGCTLKVMRKECREALLLFNGMHRFIPALIRNMDFRVTEMPVNHRPRVHGVSKYGFGNRAWRATCDMFGVRWLNSRRTRYQIKS; encoded by the coding sequence ATGCCTTCGTCACCCGCTATTTCTGTCGTCGTTCCTTTATACAATGAGGAGGACAACGTTGTCGAACTCCAGACTCAAATCGCCTCCGCTCTTGCGGGGATGGATTACGAATTGGTGCTGGTAGATGATGGAAGCACCGATGCAACGGTACAACGAGTGCACCGAAACGAACGGGTGAGATTACTGGAATTTGCCAAAAATGCCGGCCAAAGCGCGGCTATGCATGCAGGTATTCATCAATCTTATGGAGATGTCATCGTGACGCTAGACGGCGATTTGCAGAATGATCCTTCGGATATTCCGGCGATGATCGCCAAACTCCACACGGGTTTTGACTTGGTGTGTGGATACCGAGCCAAACGCAAAGACACTCCTTTCAAGCGCCTGCAAAGTCGGATTGCAAATGGGGTTCGTTCACGCTTCATCGGCGATCACGTCCGTGACACAGGCTGCACGCTGAAGGTTATGCGCAAGGAGTGCCGTGAAGCTCTGTTACTGTTCAATGGCATGCACCGCTTCATCCCGGCGCTCATCCGTAACATGGACTTTCGCGTGACTGAAATGCCAGTAAATCATCGCCCCCGTGTGCATGGCGTCAGCAAATATGGATTTGGTAATCGGGCCTGGAGAGCCACCTGTGATATGTTTGGCGTGCGCTGGCTGAATAGCCGCCGCACTCGCTACCAGATCAAAAGCTGA
- a CDS encoding phosphodiester glycosidase family protein, giving the protein MKVSPVKKKAAKYRGCLKTLLLLALAACVLLWLGGVAFFNLDSNVVALTIRDSKEPLLIQSGRGMWKAAPQITAAEISQSLIERHAELGMRWCTLKVRREGGVLAKVAHQILGAEIHVVTFAPEHFEFMTSFETQPKFAGTTAARRMEADNLWFSITANFRDPKGKPLGWVWHEGVQVNGAFPEWSGCFFVKAGRPYFGPKSLLDDVPGPVEEGTQGYPSVMKNHTTFSYVSMKPDQFFDGSKISYRSLAGMKKDGSIIFIVSGDGGVMNVAEVTEIARKLEVQHATLLDGGRALQYSIRTEDGPWHFAALNTLLNIKHRWFERQLSPVFIGARRRAPNIIRVPLAP; this is encoded by the coding sequence ATGAAGGTCTCCCCCGTGAAAAAGAAGGCTGCAAAATACCGAGGCTGCCTCAAGACGCTGCTGCTCCTGGCGCTGGCTGCTTGCGTCTTGCTATGGCTGGGAGGAGTGGCCTTTTTTAACTTAGATAGCAACGTTGTTGCTTTGACAATAAGAGATTCTAAAGAGCCTTTGTTAATTCAGAGTGGACGGGGAATGTGGAAAGCAGCTCCTCAAATCACGGCGGCTGAAATCAGTCAAAGCCTGATCGAGCGTCATGCAGAACTGGGCATGCGCTGGTGCACGCTCAAGGTGAGACGTGAAGGCGGTGTGCTGGCCAAAGTAGCGCACCAAATTCTAGGAGCGGAAATCCATGTCGTCACTTTTGCACCGGAGCATTTTGAATTCATGACCAGTTTTGAAACGCAGCCTAAGTTTGCAGGCACCACAGCAGCGCGGAGAATGGAGGCGGATAACCTGTGGTTTTCCATCACCGCAAATTTTCGTGATCCGAAAGGCAAGCCTCTAGGGTGGGTCTGGCATGAAGGAGTGCAGGTGAATGGAGCTTTCCCTGAGTGGAGCGGCTGTTTTTTTGTCAAAGCTGGGCGTCCTTATTTCGGCCCTAAATCACTGCTGGATGATGTGCCGGGCCCTGTGGAGGAAGGAACTCAGGGATACCCTTCGGTGATGAAAAACCACACCACGTTCTCTTACGTTTCTATGAAGCCAGATCAGTTTTTTGATGGATCTAAGATCAGCTACCGGTCCCTGGCTGGCATGAAAAAGGATGGCTCCATTATTTTCATCGTTTCTGGGGATGGGGGAGTGATGAATGTGGCTGAAGTGACGGAGATTGCACGAAAGCTAGAAGTGCAGCACGCAACCCTTTTGGATGGCGGCAGGGCATTGCAGTATAGCATCCGCACAGAGGATGGTCCCTGGCACTTTGCAGCGCTCAATACGCTGCTAAACATCAAGCATCGGTGGTTTGAACGGCAGCTTTCCCCGGTCTTCATTGGAGCGCGTCGCCGTGCCCCCAATATTATTCGGGTACCCTTGGCTCCTTGA
- the priA gene encoding replication restart helicase PriA, with product MPDHPASSVRPAAQSLFDLGMPRFGGEDSPSLQMAQRIARVQIETAAALELDYAIPEKLERQIGIGTRVMVPLQHQRVSAVVIELLESTEYNAKLKEIASLVGSRPMFTPGLLKLANWIAEYYVVPVNRVLRTMLPQAVREKPETFLTDSHLKLAKEPPPDVFEKLHSTAPMQARILEKLRSNGGEATLSELRRELPRATAIIKPLLKAGWITRSEVRVERDPFQTEEFLPSQPLTFTEEQKIAYEAIIAALDGKVKGEADTLAKTPRPELRTHPTLLLHGVTGSGKTEVYLQSIAEVLKRGQTALVLVPEISLTPQTIERFKARFSAQKDAIAVLHSHLSDGERHDEWFKIHEGRAQIVIGARSAIFAPLDNLGLIIVDEEHEPSYKQEDAPRYHARDVAVVRGRIERCAVLLGSATPSLESFQNATTGKYELLHMTKRTDGKSMPLIRIVDMRLERRKGTEVSFTNTGILSQKLRNAVNDRLEKKEQTILFLNRRGFNTSLGCVSCGETVQCQECAIPMTLHKKDNRLVCHICGARRVPPTKCPSCKEPGLKYSGFGTERVEQAVREVFPQARMARVDTDTMQRKNQLRDTLKDFRAQKLDILIGTQMIAKGLDFPNVTLVGVLNADSALNLPDFRAAERTFQLLVQVAGRAGRGEVKGEVFVQTHAPHSPAIQFSRHNDYEGYAAQELEHRLAFKYPPFAHMVLISARGKHEAQAEFTLQTLHKRLEQDLPEGTIMGEPTPAALAKAHGQHRFQLLLRSDKIRALCAHVKRVVEGLTVPSEIYVSWDVDPMNVG from the coding sequence ATGCCTGACCACCCAGCCAGTTCCGTCCGCCCCGCTGCCCAGTCTTTGTTTGACTTGGGCATGCCACGCTTTGGGGGAGAGGATTCACCTTCCCTACAGATGGCGCAGCGGATTGCCCGCGTTCAGATTGAGACCGCTGCCGCGCTGGAACTGGACTATGCCATTCCTGAAAAGTTAGAACGCCAGATCGGCATCGGCACACGTGTCATGGTGCCCCTGCAACATCAGCGCGTTTCGGCAGTCGTGATTGAGCTCCTAGAATCCACCGAGTACAACGCGAAGTTAAAGGAAATCGCCTCCTTAGTAGGCTCTCGCCCCATGTTTACTCCAGGGCTCCTCAAACTCGCCAATTGGATCGCCGAGTATTATGTGGTGCCAGTAAACCGTGTGCTGCGCACAATGTTGCCGCAAGCGGTGCGGGAAAAGCCAGAAACCTTTCTCACCGACAGCCATCTCAAGCTGGCCAAAGAACCGCCCCCGGATGTCTTTGAAAAGCTCCATAGCACGGCCCCCATGCAGGCTCGCATTCTGGAAAAACTGCGCAGCAATGGAGGCGAGGCCACCCTCAGTGAATTGCGACGAGAACTGCCTCGTGCGACAGCCATCATTAAACCCCTTCTCAAAGCGGGTTGGATCACACGCAGTGAGGTCCGAGTGGAAAGAGATCCGTTTCAAACCGAGGAGTTTTTACCCAGCCAGCCTCTGACCTTCACTGAAGAACAAAAGATCGCGTATGAAGCTATCATCGCTGCACTGGATGGAAAGGTGAAGGGGGAAGCCGATACTTTAGCGAAAACTCCACGCCCAGAACTGCGCACTCATCCCACTCTATTGCTTCATGGCGTGACTGGAAGTGGCAAAACTGAAGTGTATCTGCAAAGCATCGCCGAGGTGCTCAAGCGGGGGCAAACGGCCTTGGTGCTAGTGCCAGAAATCAGTCTTACCCCTCAAACGATTGAGCGTTTTAAGGCTCGGTTCTCCGCGCAAAAGGATGCCATTGCCGTCTTGCACAGCCATCTCAGTGATGGCGAGCGGCATGATGAATGGTTTAAGATTCACGAAGGCCGTGCCCAGATTGTCATTGGTGCTCGCAGTGCCATCTTTGCCCCCTTGGATAATCTCGGTCTCATCATCGTAGATGAAGAGCATGAGCCCTCTTATAAACAGGAGGATGCACCGCGCTATCACGCTCGTGATGTCGCCGTCGTCCGGGGCCGGATTGAGCGCTGTGCGGTCCTGCTAGGCTCTGCCACGCCCAGCCTGGAGTCGTTTCAAAACGCCACCACCGGCAAGTACGAACTGCTCCACATGACCAAGCGGACTGATGGCAAGTCCATGCCGCTGATCCGTATTGTGGACATGCGTCTGGAACGACGCAAAGGCACTGAGGTTTCCTTTACCAACACGGGTATCCTGTCACAAAAACTGCGCAATGCGGTCAATGACCGATTGGAAAAAAAGGAACAGACTATCCTCTTCCTCAATCGTCGTGGTTTTAATACCAGCCTGGGTTGTGTCTCGTGCGGTGAGACGGTACAGTGTCAAGAATGTGCCATCCCGATGACTCTGCACAAAAAGGACAATCGGCTGGTCTGCCACATCTGTGGTGCCCGGCGTGTGCCCCCAACCAAATGCCCGAGCTGTAAGGAACCTGGGCTCAAGTATTCAGGCTTTGGAACGGAACGTGTGGAGCAGGCGGTGCGGGAAGTCTTCCCGCAAGCCCGTATGGCCCGGGTGGATACAGACACCATGCAGCGCAAGAATCAGCTGCGCGATACTCTCAAGGATTTCCGCGCCCAGAAGCTGGACATCCTCATTGGCACCCAGATGATCGCCAAAGGTCTAGACTTCCCAAATGTTACCCTGGTGGGCGTCTTGAATGCGGACTCGGCTCTGAATCTTCCTGACTTTCGCGCAGCCGAGCGTACTTTTCAACTCTTGGTCCAGGTAGCAGGTAGAGCAGGCCGAGGCGAAGTGAAAGGCGAGGTCTTTGTTCAAACTCATGCCCCCCACAGCCCAGCCATTCAATTCAGCCGTCACAATGACTACGAGGGCTACGCCGCCCAGGAGTTAGAACACCGTTTAGCATTCAAGTATCCCCCCTTTGCTCATATGGTGCTGATCAGTGCACGCGGCAAGCATGAAGCTCAGGCCGAGTTCACTCTGCAAACCCTGCATAAACGGCTGGAGCAGGACTTGCCAGAGGGCACCATCATGGGCGAGCCCACTCCCGCTGCACTGGCGAAGGCCCATGGGCAGCATCGCTTTCAGTTGTTGCTGCGGAGTGATAAAATCCGGGCATTGTGTGCCCATGTTAAACGGGTGGTCGAGGGGCTGACTGTCCCCTCTGAAATCTATGTCAGTTGGGATGTGGATCCCATGAATGTGGGGTGA
- a CDS encoding alpha/beta hydrolase family protein — MQTLTLLAALALQLPGTAPLEPQRDFSAAMVEGIDRFLLRQTELAKEKRASYWNRDFTSPSAYEVSVQPNRMRLKEILGVVDPRLPISALDFVSDTQTSAVVLESATVTVSRVRWRVFEGVHGEGLLIQPKGAVLSRIICLPDADTPPEKMLDAMLVNAGAQIVIPMLISRDSSYSGSERLGISTNLPHREWIYRQSFILGRHVLGYELQKVLSLVDWFRNQPDQRPVCVAGFGEGGLLALYAGALDSRIDSIYVWGHFGPREGLWQEPIYRNVFGLLREFGDAELASLIAPRHLAIQYAGFPKIKGPPVAAPGQRNVAAPGFITMPSLSAVQEEMERARQLVPAFHDWARLYDAKSDNSDIVAHLFPDETATAMMTGMTSSSKDSLPSIPPGRMMAQREQVRELEVFTQRLLVTTEGERKNGFWKKLSLFSVPAFEKHIATERERFWSQVIGRFPDPDVPINPRSRMIKEVGEVVIHEVTLDVWSDVFAWGWLALPKSLKPCEKRPVIVCQHGLEGLPEHCFETDENSAAWKAYKAFALRLAEQGYIVFAPHNPYRGRDAFRSLQRKLNPLGKSLYSVINGQHQRILEWLKSQSFTRPDKIAFYGLSYGGKSAMRTPAVLTDYCLSICSGDFNEWVRKCATTDLALSYVFTGEYEIWEWNLGRTFNYAEMGALIAPRPFMVERGHKDGVGVDEWVNYEYAKIRQMYDQIGIGNRTVIEHFDGPHTIHGVGTFEFLHQWLGDPHR; from the coding sequence ATGCAAACGCTCACTCTATTGGCCGCCCTGGCTCTACAGCTTCCTGGCACTGCTCCGCTGGAGCCCCAGCGTGATTTTTCGGCTGCGATGGTGGAGGGGATAGATCGTTTCCTTCTACGGCAGACCGAACTGGCCAAAGAAAAGCGCGCTAGCTACTGGAACCGTGATTTCACCTCTCCTTCAGCTTATGAGGTCTCTGTGCAGCCTAACCGAATGCGGTTAAAGGAAATCTTGGGGGTGGTGGATCCTCGTTTGCCTATTTCTGCGTTGGATTTCGTGAGTGATACACAGACTTCTGCCGTCGTTTTGGAGTCTGCTACAGTGACGGTTTCTAGAGTGCGATGGAGAGTTTTTGAGGGCGTCCATGGAGAGGGACTGTTGATTCAGCCCAAAGGGGCTGTGCTATCGCGAATCATTTGCTTGCCAGATGCGGATACTCCTCCTGAAAAGATGCTGGATGCAATGCTGGTGAATGCGGGGGCACAAATTGTCATCCCCATGTTAATCTCGCGCGACTCGTCTTACTCCGGCAGTGAACGTTTGGGCATCTCGACCAATCTTCCCCACCGTGAATGGATTTACAGGCAGTCGTTTATTTTAGGGCGGCATGTTCTGGGCTATGAACTGCAGAAGGTGTTATCTCTGGTAGATTGGTTCAGAAATCAGCCAGATCAACGACCTGTCTGCGTGGCTGGATTTGGTGAAGGTGGCCTGTTGGCGCTATATGCTGGGGCTTTGGATTCCCGCATCGATTCGATCTATGTGTGGGGGCACTTTGGGCCTCGTGAAGGGCTTTGGCAGGAACCCATCTATCGCAATGTCTTTGGTCTCTTGCGTGAGTTTGGTGATGCCGAGTTAGCCTCCCTCATCGCGCCTCGTCACCTGGCCATTCAGTATGCTGGTTTCCCCAAAATTAAGGGGCCGCCTGTCGCGGCTCCTGGCCAGCGGAATGTGGCTGCGCCTGGTTTCATCACGATGCCTTCATTAAGTGCTGTTCAGGAAGAAATGGAAAGGGCGAGGCAGTTGGTACCAGCTTTTCACGATTGGGCACGTCTGTATGATGCGAAGAGTGACAATTCGGATATCGTCGCGCATCTCTTCCCGGATGAGACTGCCACTGCGATGATGACTGGTATGACATCATCGTCCAAGGATTCGCTTCCCAGCATTCCACCCGGACGAATGATGGCACAGCGGGAGCAAGTGCGTGAATTGGAAGTGTTCACCCAGCGCTTGCTGGTGACTACCGAGGGAGAACGCAAAAATGGTTTTTGGAAGAAGCTGTCGCTGTTCTCAGTGCCGGCGTTTGAAAAACACATCGCTACGGAGCGTGAACGGTTTTGGTCTCAGGTAATCGGCCGGTTTCCTGATCCTGATGTACCGATAAATCCACGCAGTCGAATGATCAAAGAAGTTGGGGAGGTCGTGATTCATGAGGTGACCCTGGATGTCTGGTCCGATGTCTTTGCTTGGGGGTGGCTGGCTTTGCCCAAGTCCCTGAAACCGTGTGAAAAACGTCCCGTCATTGTTTGCCAGCATGGCCTGGAGGGGCTGCCGGAGCATTGCTTTGAGACAGATGAGAATTCTGCGGCCTGGAAAGCCTACAAAGCCTTTGCACTGAGATTGGCCGAGCAAGGATACATAGTCTTTGCCCCCCATAATCCCTATCGTGGGCGTGATGCTTTTCGTTCACTTCAACGGAAGTTGAATCCTCTGGGAAAATCCCTTTACTCAGTCATCAACGGGCAACATCAGCGGATTCTAGAATGGCTGAAAAGCCAGTCGTTTACGAGGCCGGACAAGATCGCTTTTTACGGTCTCAGTTACGGCGGTAAGAGTGCAATGCGCACTCCTGCAGTCCTTACAGATTACTGTCTCAGCATTTGCTCAGGAGACTTCAATGAATGGGTGCGGAAGTGTGCAACCACAGATCTAGCGTTGAGTTATGTTTTTACCGGCGAATATGAGATCTGGGAATGGAATCTGGGGCGCACTTTTAATTATGCTGAAATGGGCGCTTTGATCGCGCCACGTCCCTTCATGGTGGAACGTGGTCATAAAGACGGTGTAGGAGTGGATGAATGGGTGAACTACGAGTATGCCAAGATTCGCCAGATGTACGACCAGATTGGCATCGGCAACCGCACGGTTATTGAGCACTTTGACGGACCTCACACCATTCATGGTGTAGGAACCTTTGAATTTTTACATCAATGGTTAGGTGATCCACATCGCTAG
- a CDS encoding PD-(D/E)XK nuclease family protein, translated as MAILIRHFWGWEAPVLDKAVSYLMRERTGDTALDLADTLLIVPTSEAGRRIKEALARANQPGALVPWVWTAEQALLPVAARKWAASPLQSQMAWQKAVKKVDLAQLKSLFPVLPEDLGWRWQSEMARLLSELNTLLGAGGQTFATVGQRVNQDSSRWDDLAVIEALYHQELAEVGLVDAQSLKSNGAEKPQLPEGVQRVVVLASPDLLPLFGRWVQACEVPVTVAVQAPEELAHTFDEIGRPLPSFWGEDANVTVPLSHDQVHLHHDASAQAAQTIRLLADLAPQGRVAVGVGDSEVGAVLQEKLSLEGVRVFEPGGAAPTEVGLWHVLAQMLTLVSSRSWKSFATLLRVPEVRSAWMGKKAEGMKLLREADDFALMHMPVTLDHAAELGKLWPDEIQLLKPVMDAALALVAEFRDSPLPQAARALLILLYGDRDFVPDAPQDQLTTSLADAWLGCCREIESEIARFGLTPNPEEALALSLEALSRASLSEPRGEIDLVLQGWLELLWEPSPNLVIAGVNEEHVPGILIAHPFLPDRVRQQLGLPCQATRFARDAYTLAALTEQRVSGGNLHVMCGQWSERGDALRPSRLLFLCDDAILPQRVTHLFPKEESVGTEAQEPVRTLAWKLTPKVMRSKVETISPSRLRSYLECPFRDYLSHELRMEETEVGKRELAPNEFGTLAHHAFQKLAVHAQMKLSADAGALADFLIETAVEQAHQLYGKRPAPLIHLQLESLKQRLRHAAETEAAERAAGWMIYAAEWVANPESPLMIEGARLSCKVDRIDRHQLSGHLRVIDFKTADKASDPLEAHVRKLNSRSQILESDEWKCFELRDGSRYQWKDLQLPLYAAVLQQQGLRPDSVGYFTLPKSVQETKVLTWKNFSEEWVDHALACAAEIVRRLRDGLFWPPAAKAYSRSFDPLFLGDMTGSIAWTGPRPPESFSLTEGQKD; from the coding sequence ATGGCGATTCTGATACGCCATTTTTGGGGCTGGGAGGCCCCCGTCTTGGATAAAGCTGTGAGTTATCTCATGCGTGAACGCACGGGAGATACGGCGCTGGATCTGGCAGATACACTATTGATCGTGCCCACTTCAGAGGCGGGTCGTAGGATCAAGGAAGCGCTGGCACGTGCAAATCAGCCTGGGGCCTTAGTTCCCTGGGTATGGACAGCGGAGCAGGCGTTGTTGCCGGTGGCTGCTAGAAAATGGGCGGCCTCCCCACTTCAGTCTCAGATGGCATGGCAGAAGGCTGTCAAAAAGGTGGACCTAGCCCAGCTCAAGTCCTTGTTCCCGGTCCTGCCAGAAGATCTCGGCTGGAGATGGCAGTCAGAAATGGCGCGATTGCTTTCTGAACTCAATACTTTGTTAGGTGCAGGAGGGCAGACATTTGCGACCGTCGGCCAGCGGGTGAATCAAGATAGCTCACGCTGGGATGACTTGGCAGTGATCGAAGCATTATACCACCAGGAGCTTGCAGAGGTGGGCTTGGTGGATGCGCAGTCTCTGAAGTCGAATGGGGCTGAGAAACCCCAGTTACCTGAGGGAGTGCAACGTGTGGTGGTTTTGGCCTCACCAGATCTGCTGCCTCTCTTCGGGCGTTGGGTGCAGGCCTGTGAGGTGCCTGTGACGGTGGCGGTACAGGCTCCAGAAGAACTTGCACACACTTTCGATGAGATTGGTCGTCCGCTGCCTTCTTTTTGGGGAGAGGATGCTAACGTGACGGTGCCCCTGTCTCACGATCAAGTGCATCTCCATCACGATGCCTCTGCGCAAGCGGCTCAAACGATCCGACTGTTAGCAGATCTCGCGCCTCAGGGTAGGGTGGCTGTTGGAGTGGGAGATTCAGAAGTAGGGGCGGTTTTACAGGAAAAACTTTCGCTGGAAGGAGTCCGTGTCTTTGAGCCTGGGGGAGCGGCACCTACCGAAGTAGGGCTTTGGCATGTGTTGGCACAAATGCTGACACTCGTGAGTTCTCGCTCATGGAAATCCTTTGCGACTCTGCTGCGGGTGCCCGAGGTCAGAAGTGCCTGGATGGGGAAAAAGGCGGAAGGGATGAAGTTGCTCAGGGAGGCCGACGACTTTGCTTTGATGCACATGCCTGTCACCTTGGATCATGCGGCAGAACTCGGGAAGCTGTGGCCAGACGAAATTCAGTTGCTGAAACCTGTGATGGACGCAGCGCTTGCTCTAGTGGCGGAGTTTCGAGATTCACCTTTGCCTCAGGCGGCACGCGCGTTGCTCATCCTACTTTATGGTGATCGAGATTTCGTTCCTGATGCTCCTCAGGATCAACTCACCACGTCATTGGCAGATGCTTGGTTAGGCTGTTGCCGTGAGATTGAGTCGGAAATCGCTCGTTTTGGGTTAACTCCAAACCCGGAAGAGGCCCTGGCGCTTTCCTTGGAGGCTTTGTCGCGGGCTTCACTTTCTGAGCCTCGTGGCGAGATTGATTTGGTCTTGCAAGGATGGCTCGAATTACTCTGGGAACCTTCACCAAATCTCGTGATCGCTGGCGTGAATGAAGAGCATGTTCCTGGCATTCTCATCGCGCATCCTTTTCTGCCAGATCGTGTGCGGCAGCAGCTAGGGCTCCCTTGCCAGGCGACTCGATTTGCCCGTGATGCTTACACGCTAGCTGCTTTGACGGAACAAAGAGTCTCTGGAGGGAACTTGCATGTGATGTGTGGTCAATGGAGCGAGCGGGGCGATGCCCTGCGGCCCTCCAGACTGCTCTTTCTCTGTGACGATGCCATTCTGCCTCAGCGTGTGACGCATCTTTTCCCCAAGGAAGAATCTGTCGGAACGGAAGCGCAAGAGCCTGTCCGAACATTGGCCTGGAAATTGACTCCTAAAGTGATGCGATCGAAGGTTGAGACGATTTCCCCCTCTCGCCTCCGATCCTACCTAGAGTGCCCGTTTCGCGATTATTTGAGCCATGAGTTACGTATGGAAGAGACGGAAGTGGGCAAACGAGAACTGGCTCCCAATGAGTTTGGTACTTTAGCCCACCATGCTTTTCAAAAACTTGCCGTGCATGCTCAGATGAAACTGAGTGCAGATGCAGGTGCGCTGGCTGATTTCTTGATTGAAACAGCTGTGGAGCAGGCTCATCAGCTCTATGGTAAAAGACCAGCTCCTCTCATTCACCTCCAGTTAGAAAGTCTAAAGCAGCGTCTGAGGCATGCGGCGGAAACGGAGGCAGCGGAGCGTGCGGCAGGATGGATGATTTATGCTGCGGAGTGGGTGGCTAATCCTGAATCCCCCTTGATGATTGAAGGTGCCCGGTTGAGTTGCAAAGTAGATCGCATTGATCGTCATCAGCTGAGCGGCCATCTACGTGTGATTGATTTCAAAACCGCTGACAAGGCATCTGATCCACTCGAGGCGCATGTGCGCAAACTGAATAGCCGTAGCCAAATTCTGGAAAGCGATGAATGGAAGTGTTTTGAGTTGAGAGATGGGAGTCGCTACCAATGGAAAGATCTACAACTGCCGCTATATGCAGCGGTGCTTCAGCAGCAGGGATTACGCCCTGACAGCGTAGGCTATTTCACCCTGCCTAAAAGTGTTCAGGAAACCAAGGTGCTGACTTGGAAAAACTTCAGTGAGGAGTGGGTGGATCATGCCTTGGCCTGTGCGGCAGAGATCGTGCGTCGCCTCCGCGACGGCTTGTTTTGGCCACCAGCAGCGAAAGCTTACAGTCGTTCATTCGATCCGCTCTTTTTGGGTGATATGACGGGAAGCATCGCCTGGACTGGCCCAAGGCCACCTGAGTCTTTTTCATTAACCGAGGGGCAGAAGGACTGA
- a CDS encoding DUF1501 domain-containing protein yields MPRILRASEAVVTEKMIARAKSVVFLFQWGGPSHLETFDMKPDAPEGIRGFHKPIKSSADGIYVSDRLPKTAKIMDKVTLIRSMHHTMKNHNSAGYYALSGHAPPSDDQRLKDSPDLFPAYASVVDRLAPGRGEIPTAASFPWTVSDGSFTPGQRASFLGKQHDPFFVLRDPSAPDFALPELSLPSGISYERLTARRELQKLVDSQTRLMDHSAEAQGIEGYYEKALSMLHSEKLRAAFDLSQEPEKIRDAYGRTAYGQSCLMARRLVEAGVKFVTVNFAPGIGGQSTTSGGWDTHGFNDTRMFPIIDAYHMPMTDQTLPTFLNDMDDRGLLDETLVVWVGEFGRTPKINKNISRDHWPQCYTALLAGGGVKRGFVHGASDKNGEYPAEKPVKPDDLAATMYHLLGIRHDTEVHDVANRPVPISYGKVIREVIA; encoded by the coding sequence ATGCCGCGCATCCTTCGTGCGAGTGAAGCGGTGGTGACGGAGAAAATGATCGCGAGAGCGAAGTCGGTGGTGTTCCTGTTTCAGTGGGGTGGGCCGAGTCATCTGGAAACCTTCGATATGAAGCCGGATGCCCCAGAGGGAATTCGAGGCTTTCATAAACCCATCAAATCAAGCGCGGACGGTATTTACGTTTCAGATCGTCTGCCCAAAACGGCCAAGATCATGGATAAGGTGACGCTCATCCGGTCCATGCATCACACGATGAAGAATCACAATAGCGCGGGTTATTACGCGCTCAGTGGTCATGCCCCGCCGAGTGACGATCAACGCCTCAAAGATTCACCAGATCTTTTTCCTGCTTATGCTTCCGTGGTGGATCGTTTAGCTCCAGGCAGAGGGGAGATCCCCACTGCTGCCAGCTTCCCGTGGACTGTGAGCGATGGCTCATTTACCCCAGGGCAGCGTGCTAGTTTCCTGGGCAAGCAGCATGATCCTTTTTTTGTGCTGCGTGATCCTAGCGCTCCCGATTTTGCACTGCCAGAATTGAGCCTACCCTCGGGCATCAGCTATGAGCGACTCACAGCCCGGCGGGAGTTGCAAAAGCTTGTGGATTCCCAGACCCGACTCATGGACCATTCGGCCGAGGCCCAGGGCATTGAGGGATATTACGAAAAAGCGCTTTCCATGCTCCACAGTGAGAAGCTGCGGGCTGCATTCGATCTCTCCCAAGAGCCCGAAAAAATCCGTGATGCTTACGGGCGCACGGCCTATGGACAAAGCTGCCTCATGGCGCGTCGGCTCGTCGAGGCCGGAGTCAAGTTTGTGACGGTCAACTTTGCCCCCGGTATTGGTGGGCAGAGCACAACCTCCGGAGGCTGGGATACCCACGGATTCAATGATACCCGAATGTTCCCCATCATTGATGCTTACCACATGCCGATGACAGATCAGACACTGCCCACATTCCTCAATGACATGGATGATCGTGGTTTGCTGGATGAGACCCTGGTGGTATGGGTCGGTGAATTTGGACGCACCCCTAAGATCAATAAAAACATCAGTCGCGACCACTGGCCTCAGTGTTACACCGCTCTTCTGGCAGGAGGCGGTGTGAAGCGTGGTTTCGTCCATGGTGCCTCAGATAAAAATGGCGAATATCCAGCAGAAAAACCTGTGAAGCCAGATGACCTCGCAGCGACCATGTATCATTTGTTAGGCATTCGACATGATACAGAAGTTCATGATGTGGCGAATCGTCCTGTGCCGATCAGTTACGGCAAAGTCATCCGGGAAGTGATTGCTTGA